The window GCTCCGATCAAGGGTGCGAAGGTGTTGGCATTGCTGGGCGATTCGGTCACGACCGACCACATTTCGCCTGCCGGTGCGATCGCGACCGACGGACCTGCGGGCCGTTACCTGCAAGAAAACGGTGTGCCGATTCGCGAATTCAACTCGTTCGGTTCGCGTCGTGGGAACGACCGAGTGATGGTGCGTGGAACGTTCGCGAACATTCGCATTCGCAATCAACTGGCACCCGGCACCGAAGGCGGCGTGACGCGATACCTGCCGACTGGTGAAACGATGAGCATCTACGATGCTTCGATGAAGTACCAAGCCGACAATGTGCCATTGGTTGTCTTGGCTGGCAAGGAATACGGAACCGGCAGTAGTCGTGACTGGGCCGCCAAGGGAACGATGATGTTGGGTGTCAAAGCCGTCATCACGACCAGCTTCGAACGGATCCACCGCAGCAACTTGGTCGGGATGGGAGTGTTGCCTTTGGAATTCGCCGATGGCGGTTCGTGGCAATCACTCGGTTTGACCGGTGAGGAAAGCTATGACATCGACGGCTTGTCCAATGACCTCGAGCCTCGTTCGTTGATCACCGTTGTCGCCACGGCGGAAGACGGCAAGAAGACCGAGTTCGAGTGCCGCGTTCGCATCGATACGCCAGTTGAATTGCAGTACTACCAGAACGGTGGGATCCTCCCAACGGTTCTGCGAAACCTTCGCGGTTGAGCTTGATTGACTAGCCAGTGATTCATCGCGCCCCGCTGCACCTGCTGTATCTCAACGTGCTCGTCATTGCGACGTGCGGGTTGATCTACGAGTTGTTGGCGGGGACGTTGGCGAGCTACCTACTGGGTGATTCCGTCACCCAGTTTTCGCTCATCATCGGCGTCTATCTGTCCGCATTGGGCTTTGGTGCCTGGTTGTCTCAGTACGTGACAACCAAACTGGCACGCGTGTTCATCGAAGTCGAACTGGCTCTCGCGTTGTTGGGCGGGTTCTCGACACCGCTGCTGTTCCTTGCGTTCCCGATGATCGAGTGGTTTCAGTGGCTGCTTTTTGGCAGCGTGATCGTGATCGGGACGCTGGTGGGTTTGGAGCTTCCGCTGTTGATGCGGATTCTCAAGGAACACCTCGAGTTTGAAGAATTGATCTCTCGGGTTCTCGCGTTTGATTACTTGGGGGCTCTCTTCGCCTCGCTCTTGTTCCCGATTTTTCTGGTCCCAAGACTTGGTCTCAACCGGACAGCGATCGTGTTCGGATTGCTCAACGCATTGGTTGGGTTGTGGGGGACGTATTTACTGCGTCCACTGCTAGCGAAGAAAGGTCTGGATGGGCTTCGAGGCCGTGCATTCTTGGTCATCGGATTGCTGATCGCCGGCTTTATCAAAGCTGATTCGATCACCAGCCTCGCGGAAGAAAACACGCTGGGTGGCCGAATTGTTTACGCTGACACGTCGCCCTATCAACGCATCGCGGTGACTCGGAACGAAAAAGGGTTTCAGCTCTATCTGAACGGGCATCTGCAATTCAACAGTGTCGACGAATACCGATACCACGAGGCTCTTGTGCACCCGGTCATGTCCGTTTGCAAAGACGCTCGACGAGTCTTGGTGCTGGGCGGTGGCGACGGTCTGGCCGTTCGTGAGATTCTGCGATACGATCACGTCGAGTCGGTTACATTGGTGGACCTGGACCCAGCGATGACGCGTTTGGCGACCCAGTTCGAACCGCTGGCGGAACTCAATGGACGATCGCTGGAGAGGGATCGCGTCACGGTCGTTCATCGAGATGCGTTTTTGTGGGTGGGCGAAGGCGATGAGCAATTCGATGCGGTCGTGATCGACTTCCCCGATCCCGGCAACTACTCAATCGGCAAACTGTATTCCTCGCGATTTTACAATCTGCTTCGAGAGCGGATGACGGAGGACGCGGGTTTGGCGATTCAGTGCACCTCGCCGTTGGTGGCCCCAAAATCCTACTGGTGCATCCTGCGGACGATGCAGGCATCCGGGTTTGACGTCACGCCGTATCACGCACCGGTGCCCACGTTTGGGATCTGGGGGTTTGCTCTGGCTCGAATCGCTGAAGATCCAGAATCAGATTCGGATTGGCGGTTGCCGCCGGAGTTGTCGGCCAAGGTGGCTGGTCTGCGATATCTCACGCCGTCCACCATGGCGGGGTTGTTCGATTTGCCCGCCGATCAACAGCCCCGCGACGTGCCACCGAATCGATTGAACGATCAAATTCTCGTGCGTTTTTACGACGAGGAATGGGGCCAGAACCAATAGCCACAACACCGTAGCCGGATTCGCGAAAAATTCGGGTGTGTGAGTTGTTGTGCTGCCGTAGCTCACTTCGTTCGGTACGGCCTACTTTGAAGGTCTGGCGATGTAGCCGGATTTGCGAAGAATTTGGTGTTGTGAGACGTTGGGCAGCTTCGCACTCGTGGTTCGGCGATGGACGCCGACTTCGTAAACAGTTGTGGGCAACTGTTTGCTGTCGTGCTGCCGTAGTTCACTTCGTTCGGTACGGCCTACGTTTGGTTGTACTGCCGAAGCTTACTTCGTTTGGTGAAGGCTACATTGCGTTGAGTTGTTGGGCTCGTGCCATGGCGTCTTCCGCGGCGGCGATGTAGGCCTGGTTTTGTGTTCCCGCCCAAGCGCGTTGGTAGGTGACGCTCATCGCGGTGAAATTGAACGCGTCATCGGGTTCCAATTCACAAGCCTTCTTGCCATGCGCGATCGCTTCTTCGTGTTGGCCGGTTTTGGTGTACACGCGAGCGAGGGCCAAGTGAGCCAATACAAAGGTCTCATCTTCTTCCACCAAAGGGGTCAGGCCCGCGATGGCTTCTTCGTATTTCTCTTCATCGATGAGTTTTTCGACTTCGTTGTATCGTTCGTAAAGTTCGTCGCTGGCCATGGGATTTAAATCAGAGAACTAGGTGGATTGAAAAGCATTCAAAAATGGACGTCACTGCAACTCATTCCTCGGGTAGCGAAACTCGTCAAGAGTTTCGAGTTGCATGATGGTTCGCCGAAAGTCTTGACGACTTCCGCTACGAATTGGTCCCGAAAACCAAGCGTAAACAGAAACCTATTGCTTGGCGGCGATCAGATCGTCGAGTTCCTGCTTCAATTTTGGCAGGATCTCGTCGTACCCAAACGCGCCCAGAGCTTCCGGGCCACGCTTTAGATTGACTTTTGCAGGCCCGCACCACAACCCGAGGTCCGCGTCGTCGGTTTCGCCGGGGCCATTCACGCGGCATCCCATCACCGCAATGGTGATCGAATACTCTTGTGCAAACGTGGTCATCTCTTTGACCTTGGCGGCCAAATCGATGAACGCCTCATTCTCGACCCGCGAACAGCTGGGGCAGCTGATAATGTTCAATTTCGAATCATCGAATTTCACAACGCTACGTACACGCCCTGCGTGAATGTCCTCGACGATCTGTTTGCCTGCGTCGATCTCTTCGGGTTTGCGAGGGTTCGGCAACGTCAGCGAGACTCGAACGGTGTCGCCGATGCCTTTGCCAATCAATTGCTCAAACGCGATTCGCGTTTTGATGATTCCATCCGGCGGCATACCAGCCTCGGTGACGCCCAAGTGCAATGCGACATCGGGACGCTTTTCAGCAAACAACGTGTTCACCTGGACAACCTTGGACGGATCGCTGTCCTTTAGCGAAACGACAAAGTTGTGAAAACCCAGGGAGTCGACCAATTCGCAGTGCTCAAGAGCCGATTCCAGCATCGGGGTGATGGAATCATCGTGGTCGTATTTTTCTTTCTTTGCCGGGTCAACGCTGCCACAGTTCACGCCGATACGAACCGCGCAGTTGTTGCTGCCGGCGGTATCGATGAGGTAGCGAACTTTCTCCTGCCATGTCAGTTCGCGAGCGTGGTGATACAGGTGGCCGGGGTTGTAGCGAATTTTGTCGACGTGGGGCGCGACCTTTTCCGCCAGCCGAAAGTTCTCTTGCAAATCGACGGCGAGATTGGCTTGGGTTTGCTTGCGAATCTCGGCCAACGCCTCCGCGTCCTTGTCGCTGTCGACCGCAATCCGGACAACTCCGGCACCGCGAGCATGAAGGGCTTCGGCT of the Rhodopirellula baltica SH 1 genome contains:
- a CDS encoding polyamine aminopropyltransferase codes for the protein MIHRAPLHLLYLNVLVIATCGLIYELLAGTLASYLLGDSVTQFSLIIGVYLSALGFGAWLSQYVTTKLARVFIEVELALALLGGFSTPLLFLAFPMIEWFQWLLFGSVIVIGTLVGLELPLLMRILKEHLEFEELISRVLAFDYLGALFASLLFPIFLVPRLGLNRTAIVFGLLNALVGLWGTYLLRPLLAKKGLDGLRGRAFLVIGLLIAGFIKADSITSLAEENTLGGRIVYADTSPYQRIAVTRNEKGFQLYLNGHLQFNSVDEYRYHEALVHPVMSVCKDARRVLVLGGGDGLAVREILRYDHVESVTLVDLDPAMTRLATQFEPLAELNGRSLERDRVTVVHRDAFLWVGEGDEQFDAVVIDFPDPGNYSIGKLYSSRFYNLLRERMTEDAGLAIQCTSPLVAPKSYWCILRTMQASGFDVTPYHAPVPTFGIWGFALARIAEDPESDSDWRLPPELSAKVAGLRYLTPSTMAGLFDLPADQQPRDVPPNRLNDQILVRFYDEEWGQNQ
- a CDS encoding tetratricopeptide repeat protein; this encodes MASDELYERYNEVEKLIDEEKYEEAIAGLTPLVEEDETFVLAHLALARVYTKTGQHEEAIAHGKKACELEPDDAFNFTAMSVTYQRAWAGTQNQAYIAAAEDAMARAQQLNAM
- the ispG gene encoding (E)-4-hydroxy-3-methylbut-2-enyl-diphosphate synthase, encoding MLSFMKIRRNPTRPVTIGSITIGDGHPIAVQSMTATKTQNIDATVEQAEALHARGAGVVRIAVDSDKDAEALAEIRKQTQANLAVDLQENFRLAEKVAPHVDKIRYNPGHLYHHARELTWQEKVRYLIDTAGSNNCAVRIGVNCGSVDPAKKEKYDHDDSITPMLESALEHCELVDSLGFHNFVVSLKDSDPSKVVQVNTLFAEKRPDVALHLGVTEAGMPPDGIIKTRIAFEQLIGKGIGDTVRVSLTLPNPRKPEEIDAGKQIVEDIHAGRVRSVVKFDDSKLNIISCPSCSRVENEAFIDLAAKVKEMTTFAQEYSITIAVMGCRVNGPGETDDADLGLWCGPAKVNLKRGPEALGAFGYDEILPKLKQELDDLIAAKQ